The following coding sequences are from one Gossypium hirsutum isolate 1008001.06 chromosome A12, Gossypium_hirsutum_v2.1, whole genome shotgun sequence window:
- the LOC107938667 gene encoding uncharacterized protein isoform X3: MVDRQTVCCMCGDVGFFDKLLRCNKCRYRFQHSNYYSEFAEPIELCDWCRSEERNSKHGSSSKKSPLMNRNETGIVNRSEYSGDKIKQHNDDHQHEHHHRGKNSGTPSPRPTTRRYKLLKDVMC, from the exons ATGGTAGATCGTCAAACTGTTTGCTGCATGTGCGGCGACGTTGGTTTCTTCGATAAACTCTTACGCTGCAACAAGTGCCGCTACCGCTTTCAACATTC TAATTACTACAGTGAGTTCGCTGAGCCGATTGAACTGTGTGATTGGTGTCGAAGCGAAGAAAGAAACTCAAAGCATGGAAGCTCTTCGAAGAAATCACCATTGATGAACAGAAACGAAACCGGAATCGTAAATCGATCTGAGTATTCGGGTGATAAAATCAAGCAACACAACGATGATCATCAACATGAACATCATCATAGAGGGAAGAACAGTGGGACACCTTCTCCTAGGCCTACGACTCGCAGGTACAAGCTTCTTAAGGATGTCATGTGTTAA
- the LOC107938667 gene encoding uncharacterized protein isoform X2, with translation MVDRQTVCCMCGDVGFFDKLLRCNKCRYRFQHSYCSNYYSEFAEPIELCDWCRSEERNSKHGSSSKKSPLMNRNETGIVNRSEYSGDKIKQHNDDHQHEHHHRGKNSGTPSPRPTTRRYKLLKDVMC, from the exons ATGGTAGATCGTCAAACTGTTTGCTGCATGTGCGGCGACGTTGGTTTCTTCGATAAACTCTTACGCTGCAACAAGTGCCGCTACCGCTTTCAACATTC GTATTGCAGTAATTACTACAGTGAGTTCGCTGAGCCGATTGAACTGTGTGATTGGTGTCGAAGCGAAGAAAGAAACTCAAAGCATGGAAGCTCTTCGAAGAAATCACCATTGATGAACAGAAACGAAACCGGAATCGTAAATCGATCTGAGTATTCGGGTGATAAAATCAAGCAACACAACGATGATCATCAACATGAACATCATCATAGAGGGAAGAACAGTGGGACACCTTCTCCTAGGCCTACGACTCGCAGGTACAAGCTTCTTAAGGATGTCATGTGTTAA
- the LOC107938667 gene encoding uncharacterized protein isoform X1 has protein sequence MVDRQTVCCMCGDVGFFDKLLRCNKCRYRFQHSYALSSFHHHINYYSEFAEPIELCDWCRSEERNSKHGSSSKKSPLMNRNETGIVNRSEYSGDKIKQHNDDHQHEHHHRGKNSGTPSPRPTTRRYKLLKDVMC, from the exons ATGGTAGATCGTCAAACTGTTTGCTGCATGTGCGGCGACGTTGGTTTCTTCGATAAACTCTTACGCTGCAACAAGTGCCGCTACCGCTTTCAACATTCGTATGCCCTTTCATCGTTTCATCatcatat TAATTACTACAGTGAGTTCGCTGAGCCGATTGAACTGTGTGATTGGTGTCGAAGCGAAGAAAGAAACTCAAAGCATGGAAGCTCTTCGAAGAAATCACCATTGATGAACAGAAACGAAACCGGAATCGTAAATCGATCTGAGTATTCGGGTGATAAAATCAAGCAACACAACGATGATCATCAACATGAACATCATCATAGAGGGAAGAACAGTGGGACACCTTCTCCTAGGCCTACGACTCGCAGGTACAAGCTTCTTAAGGATGTCATGTGTTAA